A stretch of DNA from Bradyrhizobium algeriense:
AACCGCGCAAATACGGGACGATGACGCGATAGCCGGCCTGCGCCAGGATCGGCGCGACATCGACGAAGGCGTAGATGTCGTAGGGCCAGCCGTGGAGCAGGATGGCGACGGGGCCACCAGCCGGTCCCATCTCCGCATAGCCGACGTTCAGAACGCCGGCATCGATCTGCTTGAGGGCGCCGAAGGATGCGTTCGTGACGGACGGTTGCGGCGATTCCGATTCGGCGCGTGCGAGCTCGATCACACCGAGACCGACAGCGACGGTCCCTGCCGCCACACCGAAAAACCGACGCCGATGCTGGTCAAAAATCTGCTTCATCTTGCTTCTGCCTTGTTGAGGGTTGGATGATGTACCGGCCGGTACGTCCGGCCGAACCGGTGATGAGGCCCGTCAGATCAGGTTGACGGAGACGTCGAGATTGTTGCGGACGGCCTTGGAGTAGGGACAGATCCGGTGCGCCTCATCGATCAGATCGCGCGCGATGTCGCGGTCGAGATCGGGCAGGCTGACGTTGAGGCGCGCCCTGAGGGAGTAAGCGTCCTCCTCCAGGACGAGGTCGATCTCGGTATCGATCGCGCATTTCCGCGGCAGGACAATCTTCCGCCTGCGCGCCGCGATCTCCAGGGCGCCCTCGAAGCAGGCGGACCAGCCGGCCGCGAACAGTTGCTCCGGATTGGTGCCGATCCCCGCGGCACCGGGCGGCGAGAGCCTTACATCCAGGCGGCCGTCGGAACTGCGCGACATGCCATCAAGGCGTCCCCCAGTGGTGTGGGTCCGGGCCGTGTAAAGCAGCTTTGCGGTTTTCGTCATGAAGGTGTCCTTGTTGTCACGCAAAACGACTACCAGCCGCGCTCGAAGGACACCCGTTTGGATTTGTGAGAAATTGTAAGGCCGCGGCTAACGAGGACTGCATGCGCGGCATGATATCGATGCAACGTCCCAGCTTGCCGGATCGCGGCGCACTGGTTATGCGGTTCCGGCGAAAGGACACGTTTTCGTTATGACCGAGCCGGCGAATCGTGCGGCGGAGACACTATCGTTCGGGCCGTTCACGGTGACGCCGCATGAAAGGCTGGTGATGCGGGACGGCGTCGCGCTGCCCCTGGGCGGCAGGACGTTTGACACTCTGATCGCGCTGATGTCGCGCCCGAACGAGGTCGTCAGCAAATGGGAGCTGATAGCCTCGGTGTGGCCCGGCATGACCGTCGAGGAAGCAAATCTGCGTTTCCATGTCGCGGCGCTCCGCAAGGCGCTCGGCGACGGCAAGGGCGAGGCCCGCTACATCACCACGCTGTCGGGACGAGGCTATTGCTTCGTGGCGCCGATCGCGCGCGCGAGTCTTGCTGCGAAGCGGCGCCCGGAGCCGCAGATGGAACTGCCACCCGTCAAACTGCCGAACCGGCTGCAGCGGATGGTCGGTCGGGCTGATACAATCAGTGCGGTGGCGGAGAAGCTGATGGCTTCACGCTTCGTCACGATCGTCGGCCCCGGCGGCGTCGGCAAGACCGCCGTTGCGGTGGCGATTGCCCACGATTTGCTCGAGACGTTCGCCGACGCCGCGCACTTCGTGGATCTGGCCGCGCTCAGCGATCCCGATCTCGTCATCACCTCGATCATGCTGATGCTCGGTCTGCCAGCCCAGGCCGACGATCCAATGCCCGCACTCCTCGCGCATCTGCGGGACGAGCGGATGCTGTTGATCCTGGACAATTGCGAGCACGTCATCTCGGCAGCCGCTCCGTTGGCTGCCGAGATTTTCCAGGCCGCGCCGCATGTGCACATCCTGGCCACGAGTCGGGAAGCGCTGCGAGTCGAAGGCGAGCAGGTGCATCGTTTGGCGCCCTTGGCCGTTCCGCCCGACGGCCCCGGACTGACAGCCGCCGTCGCCTGGACCTATCCTGCGCTTCAGCTCTTTCTCGAACGAGCGACGGCCGGCGGCGCGCAGCTCGCGCTCGACGATTCCAATGCGGCAATCGTTGCTGGCATCTGCCGCAAGCTCGACGGCATGGCGCTGGCGATTGAACTCGCTGCAGGCCGGGTCGAGGCCTATGGCCTCGTGCAAACCGCGGCGCTGCTCGACGAGCGGCTCAGCCTACTGTGGCAGGGCCAGCGCACCGCGCCGCCGCGGCAGCAGACATTGCAGGCGACGCTTGACTGGAGCTACGGGCTGTTGTCCGATCTCGAACGCCTGGTGCTGCGCAGGTTGGCTGTTTTCGCCGGACATTTCACCATCGACGCCGCCCTCGAGGTCGTGCCGGATGACCGCGTCGACCGCTCCGTTCTGTTCGACGCCATAGACAGCCTCGTCGCCAAGTCGATGGTCGCGCCGCGCCCGATCGGCGCCATGATGCGCTACCGTCTTCTCGATACGACGCGAGCCTATCTTCTCAAGATCGAGGCCGACGGGGCAGCGCTCGCCGCCCGCCACGCCTCGTATTATCGACGCTGGCTGGATCAGGCCGGCACGACCTGGGCTGCGGTGCCGAGCGCCGACGAACGGGCGGTCCATTTCTCCGCCCTCCACAATGTGCGCGCCGCGCTGGACTGGTGCTTCAACGGCGGCGACGTCGGCATCGGGATCGCGCTCGCCGCCGCGGCGGCTCCGATTTTCCTGGCCATGTCGCTGCTCGTCGAATGCCGCCGCTGGTCGGAACGAGCGCTGCGCGCGATCGAGCCTCAGGCGCGTGGCAGCGCCGAGGAAATGCACCTCCAGGCCGCCCTCGGATTGACGCTGATGTTCACGCGCGGCGGCAGTGACGCAGCCCGCGGCGCTTTGAGCAGAAGCCTCGAGATCGCAACGGCGCGCGGCGATACGATGAACCAGCTTCAGCTGCTCGGCCGGATGCACATCTTCCACGAGCGGATGGGACAGTTCGAGGCCGCGCTCGGCTATGCGCAGCAGAGCCTTGCAGTTTCTGGTGCGCTCGGTGACGCGGCGTCCATCGCGCTCGCTCATTCTCTGGCGGGGGTGTCGCTGCACCTTGCCGGCAAGCACCGCGACGCACTGAAGATGTTGGAAATCGCCTGGCAGGGACCGGGCACGGATCGGATCAGTACGGTCTACGGCTTCGATCATCGCAACCGGGCGGGCATCACTCTGGCACGAGAGCTGTGGCTGCAGGGTCGGCCGGCGGATGCGCTGCAGCTGGCGCAGCAAACTGTCTCCGAGGCGGCCCAGATGGATCATCCGATCACGCTGTGCATTGCGTTGATCTGGGCCGTCTCCATCGCGCTTTGGAGCGGTGATCTCGACGGCGCCGAAGCCGACATCGATCGATTCATCGCCCATGCCGAGTCGCGCTCGATGGGCCCCTATCTTGCGGTGGGGCGAGGCGTCAAAGGCGAACTCGCGATCTTGCGGGGGGACGCGCGCAGCGGCGTAGAAACAATCAAGGGCTGCCTCGAGGAGCTGCACGATGCCGGCTACGAGTTGCTCACAACCACGTTCAATCTCGCGCTGGTTCAAGGCCTGCTCGCACTCGGACGGTTCGAGCAGGCAATGCGCCTGATCGACGAGGCGATCGCGCTGGTCGAGCGATGTGGAGACCACCTTTACATGCCGGAACTATTGCGCGTGAAGGGCAAGGTTCTCCTGTCCCAGCCGCAGCCAAATCGCGACCAAGCACAGGTCGAGTTCATGCAATCGCTCGAGCTGAGCCGTCGCGAGAGCGCAAGGGCATGGGAGTTGCGAACCGCGATCGATCTCGCAGAACTCTTGGCCGGGCAGCAACGGCGCAACGACGCAAAGCAGTTGCTGCAATCGGCCGTTGAAGGCTTTGCCGAAGGTTCCGATACCGCGGATATCCGGACGGCCAGCAGACTCCTTGGCACGCTGTAGGGAGAACGCTTACGTCGAGGAACTGGATCTATCGATACTGCAAGGGCGGCAAGGAGCGCTGGTGGCGGCGATGCCCAAGGAGGTCGCCGGTGCGGTATTGCTCGGCTTCGCGTCGCCCGTCATCGGCATACACCATCAAGGTTACTCCATTGGTGAAAGGAGCCAAGACACTCGTGCCGATCGTGAGCAGAGCGGGAATTAGCTCTTTTGACGCTCCAATCGAGGCGCCATGGGGCCCCAACCGAGCGGGGCTACATTCGAATAAAAGATCGAGCCTTCAGGTGATCGATGAGAGCGAGACGCAGGTGCTTAGCTATTGCTTACCCGGCGCGACGCTCAAAACGTGCGTATTGCAAGACATGCCTTAAACACTGGCGCGCCCGACACGATCCGGAACATGTGAGTCGCTTGGTGGCATTTTCGTGGATGACGGGCCATCGGCGGAACAGGTTGTGGTCAGGGGCGAAGTCCCATTTTACGGCCGTTGCTCAAACGGTGGGTTTCGGTCTACGAAGGCCGAAAATTCCCGATCATTCAATGAGGATTGACTGACACTCTCTCCGCCACCCGCCTTCGCTTCGGCGCGGCATGCCCGTCTACCTCGCCTGTTGAATCGCTCTGTCGTACGCGTCGATCGTCGCCTTGGCGCGAACAGCGACTTCCGCGGCCGTCATGCCGGGTTTGTAGAGGCTGCTGCCGAGGCCGAACGCTGTAATGCCGGCTTTCGTATACTCCGCAAAATTCGTGTCCGAGACGCCACCCACAGCGGCGATCATCAGGTCTGCGGGAAGAACGGCGCGAATGGCGGTGATGCCCGCGGCGCCAAGCACGCTCGCCGGAAAGAACTTGAGGCTGGAGGCTCCCGCCTTGGCGGCAAGCAGCGCCTCCGTCGGGGTAAAGACGCCGGGCATCGTGACCATGCCGTGCGCCCGGGCGCGGGCAATGATTTCGGGATCGATGTTGGGGGTTACCAGGAGCCGGCCGCCAACGTCATGGAGCCGCTCGACGGCTTCCAGCGTCAGGACGGTGCCGGCTCCCACCAGGATTCCGGCAGGGGCCTTCTTGACCGCGATCTCGATGGAGCGGAATGGATCCGGCGAGTTGAGCGGGATCTCTATCGCGGTCATGCCGTTGTCGACCAGCACGCCGACTATATCCTGCGTTTCCTCGGGCCTCACGCCGCGCAGGATCGCGACCAGCGGCCGCTTCATCGGGGGGAATGGGACAACGCTCATCGTCTGATCCTTTATACGTTCCAAATCGATTCCGCGGCCATCGAAAGGCCGCGACGGACCGCGTCCTCGGCTCCGATTGATCTGACAGGAACGGAAACCGTGTCAAATGCCAACTGATAAAGCATCTGGAGCCTCCCTGACGCCACCAACGTGATGCCGGTGCTGGGTACGTCTCCGGCGAGTCCCGCCGCCAATTCGAGACCAATCAACGTTCCCGATATTTTCTCGCGTGCCGAGGATGGCGTGCCGCCATAAAGGAGCTGACCCGATCGCACCTGGAACAGCAGATTGGCGGCGAAGGCAGGCGTCTCAAAGGCGGCCATGACCGCGGACTTGAAGGCGTCGATATCTTCCGCTTGATCGGCGCCGGTCACCGCGTGGGACAGGATCGTCTCTCGCGAGATGACGTCGAACAGTTCTCCCGTCATGAACGTGGCGAACCGTTCGACGATACCGCCATTCGCCCTGACCCACTTCGAATGGGTGCCCGGCATGCAGACGACCGCGTCGTCAGCCGCGTTCGCGCCCAAGGCGCCGAGCAACTGCGTCTCCTCGCCCCGCATGACATCCGGCGCCCTGGGGTCTCGCTGCGCGATGCCCGGGAGGATGCGGATGTCACGGTTCTGTCCCGGCACCGGGACGGCATGCTTGAGGATCGATGCGAGCCGCGCCGGCGTGTCGACATAGCCGGCTTCAACCCATCCCTGTCGGGCGCCGGCCATGCCGCAGACGACAACGGGCAGCCCAGGCGCGGCGCCGACGGCTTCCAGATGCGATTGCAGCACGGTCGCGAAGCCGAGCTTGCCCGCCGCCATCATGCCCTCGCGGCTGCGGCGTTCCCCCAGTACGTTGCCGGCTCGGTCGACGAGCCAAAGCCGAAAACTGCTCGTGCCCCAATCGACCGCGACATATGCAGCCTGTCCCATTCAATCCGTCCCAGTGCTATCAGCCCCAGTTCTATCCGTCCCTTGTGGAGATCGTATCACGCCGGTCTGCCGGCGAGCTACGCTCGCTTTGTAATTGATTTGCAGAGCCGCAATCAGCATGATCCGCAGTCATGCGATGCCCCGCTGTTTTCCGCGGCGTGGCACCGCCAACGCGCACGTCCGCAACAATGCGGCACAACGACAAAAAACAAAGACTTTGGAGGACGCCATCGTGATCAATCTCCCTTTTAGAAGCGCCGTCATGGGCGTTGGTCTGCTGATTGCGGCGCTTTCGCCGCAGGCCCATGCGCAATCGACCCCGAAGACCGTGACGCTGGTGGTCCCGTTCGCGGCCGGCGGCGGTACGGACACCGTCGCACGTCTGATTGGCGAGCGGATGTCGCGCACGCTCGGCCAGACCGTCATTATTGAGAACGTGGTCGGCGGCGGCAGCACGCTGGCCAATGATCGCGTCGCGCGATCGGCGCCTGACGGTTCGACAGTGCTGATCAATCACGTCGCGCTGCTCGCGGCGCCGAGCCTGTTCATCAACCTGCGGTACGATACCAAAACGGCGTTCGAGGCGGTTGGCCTCGTCAACAACGCGCCGATGGTTTTGATCGGCCGCAAGTCGATCCCAGGCTCAGGGCCAAAGGACTATGTGGACTGGATCAAGGCGCAGGGCGACAAGGCGAACTTCGCGCACGGTGGTCTCGGGACCAACAGTCATTTGTGCGCCGTGATGATGGGCAATGTACTCGGCTTCAAGCCGACGGTCGCAGCTTATCGCGGATCGGCTCCGGCCATCTCCGATCTGCTGGCGGGGCAGATCGATCTGCTGTGGGATCAGGTAACCAACGCGCTGCCGCAAATTCAGGCCGGAACACTTCACGGCATCGCCATTACGTCGCCGCAACGTCTTGAGCAGTTGAAGGACGTGCCGACCACCGCGGAGCTCGGCATGCCCGAGGTCAGCTATTCGATGTGGCATGGGCTCTACGTGGCGAAGGGCACGCCCAAGGAGACCATAGCTGCGCTGAACTCGGCGCTCCGCGCGGCTCTGTCCGATCCCGTCCTGCTGGAGAAACTGAAGCAGCTCGGAACGCTGCCGTTTCCCGACAACGAGTTGTCGCCCGAGGCGCATGCGCGCCTGTTCGCCGCCGACCTGCCGCGGGTGGCCAAGCTCGTTGAAAGCTCAGGGATCAAGGCGAGCGAAGCGAAGTAGGGCGGCATGCGCCACGGGAATGGCGGGGCGAAAATCGGCGCGGCTCCGTCACACGATCAGATCTTGCGGCGCGAGGGCAGTGACAACGTTAACCGGCTGGTTCCAAACGGAGGTGCCGGACCATTGTGCAGACAGCTCGATCGGTTGGTCTGCCTCTGAAATCGCCGGCGGCGCACTGGTTGCTGCAGCGTTTTCGGCGGAGCTGCTCGACGCCGGGATGTCCTCTGCAAGGTCGATGACGTCAGGAGTTCTGACGTCGGACATCTTATCCTTGAAGTGGAACGCGTCGTCGGCGCCGTTGATGGTGATTGTCACCACCTGTGCGGTGCCGTCGATGGTGGTCACTGTGAAGCAGTCGGTCAGCGTGTCGCAGTCGTCGAGCGCCTGCACTTCGCAGTTGGCGTTGTCGAGCTTGTAGGTCCAGACGCCATCTGCCGTCATCGTGAAGGTGCCATAGCCGGCATCGCTCGCCGTCGGCGAGCACACTGCCTTGAAGGTATCGGGTGTGTTGTCGACGTCGGTATCGGTAAGCGCGCCGGTGGCGATCGGCGTACCGTATGTGCAAGCGCCAGCTTCGGTTACTGAGCCGGTCGTGGCGCCACAAATGACGGCAGCGTCGTTGGCGCCGTTGATGGTGATCGTCACCACCTGCGGGGTGCCGTCGATGGTTGTCACCGTGAAGCAGTCGGTCAGCTTGTCGCAGACATTGAGTGCCTGCACTGCGCAGTTGGTATTATCGAGCGTGTAGGTCCAGACGCCATCCGTCGTCATGGTGAAGGTGCCATAGCCGCCCGTGCTCGCCTTTGGCGAATCGACCGCCGTAAATGTGTCGGGAGTGTTGTCGACGTCAGTGTCGGTGAGCGTGCCGGTCGCGGTTGGTTTACAAGATACGGAATTGGCCGCGCCGCCAGCCTCGATGACCGAGCCTTGCTTGGTTCCGCAAATAATGGCGGCGTCGTTGGTGCCATTGATGGTAACCGTCACCAGCTGCGCGGTGCCGTCCAGGGAGGTCACCCTGAAAGTGTCGGTCAGCTTGTCTCCGACATTAAGTGCCTGCACCGCGCAATTGGCGTCGTCGAGCGTGTAGGTCCACACGCCGTCCGCCGTCATCGTGAAGGTGCCATAGCCGCCATCGCTGACCGTCGGACAATCTACCGCCGTAAAACCCGGTGCGTTGTCCACGTCGGCGGCGGTGAGCGTGCCGGTCGCGGTAGGCAGGTCGCACTTGGTGCCACCGTCCTCGGTCACGGAACCGGCTGTGGTGCCGGAAATGACCGCTGCGTCGTTGGTGCCGTTGATGGTGACTGTCACCGTCTGTGGGGTGCCGTCGATGGTGGTCACCGTGAAGGAGTCAGTCAGTTTATCGCCGACGTTGAGTGCCTGCACCGCGCTGTTGGAGTCGTTGACCGTGTAGGCCCATACGCCGGCCGCCGTCATCGTGAAGGTGCCAAAGCCGCTCGCGCTCGCGGTCGGAGTGCCAACCGCCGTAAAAGTATTGGGCGCATCATCGACGTCGGTGCTGGTGAGCGTCCCGGTGGCACTCAGCGTACCGAGCGCGGCGTTGGCGACGGCGCTGGCCTCGATCGCCGTGCCGTTGGTGGCGCCGGAGATGATGGCCGCGTCGTTGGTGCCGTTGATGGCAATCGTAAAGGGTTGAGCGGCCGAGAGCGTGCCGTCGGATACGGTGATCGTGAAGTCCGTGGTCGTGGGCTCGGTCAGCGCGTTGATCGCGTCACTATCCGGAACGTACGTATAGGCGCCGGTCGTGCTATCGACATAAAGCGTGCCGTAAGGACCAACCTTCGATACATCGTAGGTTACCCCGTCGATCACGGTGCTGCCGCCGGTTCCCCCGCTGATGCTGAAGGTCAGCGTGGCGCCACTGTTGGGGCTGCTGGCAAGGAAAGTGCCGCTTGTCGCGGTGAAGAGGTCAAAGACCGTCGTGTCGATCTCGGTCGGCCCAATCGCCGCATTCAGCGTCGGCGGCGTTGGCGGTGGGGCCGGGGTTTGCCCGATAATCATCTCCGGGACTGATGCGAGGATCACAGCAGGCAAAGCAGGCAAATCCTGCACCGGGGTCGAATCATCGATCGGGATGAAATTGATCGGTTGCACGGGCAGCTGCTCGAGGGGAGGAGGCGTGCTCGATCCCGTCGACCCCAGTCCTTTTTCGAAGGTGGCGAGCGCTTCCTGCTGGGCCGCCTGCAATTCGGCCATTCGCGCCGCGGAGTTTGTGCTCTGACTGACGCTGACCGAGGACCCCTGCGAACGCAGGATGATGGTTTGCCCAGGATCCTCAACGAGGAAGTGCCGAGGGATCACTTCCTTGGTGATCAACTCGAATGCGCCGTGCTCGAGATCCTTGTATGTGATGTTGCCGTCGTCCAGGAGTGTGACGTTCGGCTCGGCGGCCTGGGCCTGTTTCATCACCGAGAAGGTCAGCGCTGTGAGCCACAGCAAGCCGAACCCGCCGGCATGGGCCCGGGTTCGGGGATCGCCGAGTGTGGCTTGAGCGGCAGTGTCGCCCGCAGGCCTCAGGACGCCGAAGCCGGCCGCCGTCCGTAGGGCCGCAGCGGCCTTACGTTTGTACCCGGTCTTGGCGTGGAACCCGACGAGCATGGCCAACCCCCGACTGCCACTTATCTCGTGTGCATTTTCGTGGTCTGGCTTTACCCAGCCCTTGAGGTCAAAACATCAGCGCGCTGCCAGCCGAAGGCTGGCAGCCGAGACTCCTGTTCCAAACTACCCAATCTATGGGCGTTAGGCTTTAGGCTCAAAAGGAGTAATCCTTTTGAACGGATGGTCGATGGTGCCCGACATCGGGTCTAAGGTTGGGATCTAATGTCGCCTTGGCCACCGGCTCAAAGAGCCGGTGAGCGGTCTCTCGGACAAGATCTTCTCGGGAAAGGGGGGATCATGCGCACGCAAGCGATTGCCGCATTGGTGGCAGGATTCGTTCTGACGGCGGGCGGGCTTTTCGCCGGACCGGCTCACGCGCAACGCGATATCGCCAGGCCCGCCGTTCAGGATCTCGCATCAAAACCAATTGGAAAAGTTGTTGTCGCTACGGGTTCGGTCACGCTCGAGCGTGCGAGTGCGGTGCTCGTTCAGGCGAGCACCGCAGGTCAAGCTGGTCAGGCGAAGGTAGGCGATCTCGTCTATCAGGGCGATATCGTTGCAACCGGCGCCGACGGCCGGGTCGGCATCAACTTCACCGATGGCAGCTCCTTCAATCTGTCGAACAACGCGCGCATGGCTTTGGACGAGTTCGTGTACGACCCGAAGAGTGCGTCCAACTCGACCTTGTTCAGCCTGAGCAAGGGCACTTTCACTTTTGTCGCGGGCCAGGTCGCGAAGACCGGGGATATGAAGGTCGATACCCCAGTTGCGACCATGGGCATTCGAGGCACGACGCCACGCATCGAAATTTCGGATGACGGGACAGTCAGATTTTCGACGCTCATTGAAGAAGGTAAGAACAAGGGCCCGCGAAAGCCCGGAGCACCAGCGATACAGCAACCCGAGCAAAAGCCCTATCCAAAATCAAATCTTAACATCTGTCGCGGGTGCTAGGCCCGTTCGCGGTGCGGGAGATTCGTCAGCCAACCATGTCCGGGACTTCAAATCGACGGTCGCCCCGTCGCCAGCGTCAGGAAGGGAGAGCCTGATATGAAATGCAGTGCGAGCCGGCGCGTCATTCAGCGGCTCGCGCCTGCTTTTGCCTTGGCGCTGTTCGGGTCGCTGGCTGCCGCGCAGAGTCCCAAGAAGAGCGACTATATCGAGAACATTACGTTGTGCAACGGTTCGGATCAGACGTCGTTTGCAGTCCGAATCAATGGTTGCACAGCGTTTATCGATTCCGGTCAGGGTACGGCGAGGGCGCGCGCGATTGCCTATAACAATCGTGGCAATGCCCATACGGCAAACGGAGACATTGATCGCGCTCTCCTGGATTTCGATCAATCGATCAAGCTCGATCCGACTTTCGCAAAGGCCTTCAACAACCGCGGCGCGGCCTATTTGAGGAAAGGCGAATACGACCTCGCCCTCAAAGCTCTGGACGAAGCGATCAAGCTCAATCCGAACTACGGCAGAGCTTTCATCAACCGTGCCGGAGTCTACCTGAAAAAGAACGAGTACGATCGCGCGGCGCGGGACTATGACGAGGCAATTCGCCTCGATCCCAATCTGGAAGCCGCGTGGAGCGGCCGCTGCTGGATCCGGGCTATCCTCGGCTCGTTGCAGGCGGCGCTCGAGGACTGCAACAAGGTGCTTCAGTCGTGGCCGAACGACGCCACCACCTATGACTCGCGTGGACTGATCCACCTGAAGATGGGACAAGCCGACGCGGCGATCGATGATTTCAGTTCCGCGCTGCGCTTCGACCCGAAGCTGGCGAGTGCGCTCTATGGGCGCGGGCTTGCCAGGCTCAAGAACGGCGACAAGGCTGGCGGCGATGCCGATGTTTCCGCGGCAAAGGCCATCCGGGCCGGGATCGATGATGACTTTACGCGCTATGGCGTGCGCGTGGGTAACTGATCAGCCAGGTTTGGCGCGAAGAAGATCCGTTCCTATAAGCCCGCAAGCAATGCGGCATTCGGCTGGCGGGCCGAGATGTTTACCGCTCAGCCTTGGTTCGGATCGGAACGTCTTCTTCCTGCAGAATTCGCACGGCGACGGCGGAGGCTCTTTCAAGCTCTCCGCCGTGCCGGCTTCTCGTCTTACATAATTGCGAGCCTGTCTTGCCGAAGGCTAGTCCAGCTTCACGTTCGCTTCCGTCACGACCTTGCGCCAGCGCTCGATTTCTGCGGACACCATTTTCGCGAACGCAGGACCCGTGACATCGGGGACATCGGAGCCGTTGCGCTCCCAGGCTTCCTTGATGGCGGGCGTCTGCATCGCCTTCTGCAATTCCTTGACCATCTGATTGACGATCGCCGGCGGCGTGTTCTTCGGTGCGAACAGGCCGTACCAAGTCGACACTTCATATCCAGCCAGGCCTGCTTCCGCGGCGGTCGGAAGATCGGGGAATGCCGGCACGCGTTTCGGCGCGGCGACGGCGAGCGCGCGCAACTGTCCGGCCCTGACGGGCGCTGCCGACGAACCGAGCCCGTCGAACACCACCGGCACGTGGCCGGCGATGAGATCCTGCATCGCGGGGCCGGCCCCGCGATAGGGGACGTGCTGGATACTGGTCTTGGTCAGGATCTTGAACAGCTCGCCCGCGAGATGGTGCGTGGTGCCGGCGCCGGCGGAGCCGTAGTTCAATTTGCCCGGATTGGCTTTGGCGTAGGCGATGAACTCGGCGAGCGTCTTGGCGGCGACCTTGTCCGGATTGACGACCACCACCTGCGGCGGCCGCGCGATCAGCGCCACCGCGATAAAGTCCTTCTCGAAATTGTAGTCGAGGTTGGGATAGAGCGAGGGTGCAATGGCGTGATGGGCCGCGCCCATGAAGAAGGTGTAGCCATCCGGCGCGGCCTTTGATGCGAGCGATGCGCCAACGGTGCCGCCGGCGCCGGCGCGGTTTTCGATCAGCACGCGCTTGCCCAGTTGCGTGTCGAGCTGGGCCGCCAGCGGACGGGCAAAGGCATCGGTGCCGCCGCCGGCTGCGAACGGGACGATGAAGGTGATCGGCTTGTCTGGCCATGTTTGGGCCTGGGCCTGGCCGGCCATGGCGGAAACGACCGCCAGGAGTGTAAACAGCGCGTACCGGGCAACTCTTGGTTTCACAGCATTTTCCTCGGCTATTGCAGATTGGCGTCCGCTGTCAGCGGCGCGGTTGTTTTTGCCTCGCTGGTTCCGGCGTCTAGCCGGAATGGACAGGGGGCAGCGGGACCCTACCGTATGCAAGATGCCACGCGTGATCCATTAAAATGATGGGTCGGAAACAAGGCGGCACCGGGGCGTTTGGTCGCTGCCAATGAGCCTCGGGGCCAGTTGTTCTGGTGTGGCACGCGCCAGCTATCCGACAGGAGGTTGGCGCACGCGCTTATCGCGCTGGTGGCGGGGCCGAAACTCCGGGATCAGCAGCACGGGAAACAGCAAGGCGGGCAAATATCGGCCTCCTGCGTCGGCCCAAATGGACTTCGGTTGCAAAGATAAATATGCTCACCCTGGGTCTGTGGGGAATACACGTATGAAATGCCGTGCTGCTGCGATCGCAGCTTTGTTGTGTACGATTTTTGCCGGTTCGAATGCGGATGCGCGCGGGCCTTACGGTTCGATCAGCATCG
This window harbors:
- a CDS encoding FecR family protein, with amino-acid sequence MRTQAIAALVAGFVLTAGGLFAGPAHAQRDIARPAVQDLASKPIGKVVVATGSVTLERASAVLVQASTAGQAGQAKVGDLVYQGDIVATGADGRVGINFTDGSSFNLSNNARMALDEFVYDPKSASNSTLFSLSKGTFTFVAGQVAKTGDMKVDTPVATMGIRGTTPRIEISDDGTVRFSTLIEEGKNKGPRKPGAPAIQQPEQKPYPKSNLNICRGC
- a CDS encoding tetratricopeptide repeat protein, which gives rise to MKCSASRRVIQRLAPAFALALFGSLAAAQSPKKSDYIENITLCNGSDQTSFAVRINGCTAFIDSGQGTARARAIAYNNRGNAHTANGDIDRALLDFDQSIKLDPTFAKAFNNRGAAYLRKGEYDLALKALDEAIKLNPNYGRAFINRAGVYLKKNEYDRAARDYDEAIRLDPNLEAAWSGRCWIRAILGSLQAALEDCNKVLQSWPNDATTYDSRGLIHLKMGQADAAIDDFSSALRFDPKLASALYGRGLARLKNGDKAGGDADVSAAKAIRAGIDDDFTRYGVRVGN
- a CDS encoding tripartite tricarboxylate transporter substrate binding protein, giving the protein MKPRVARYALFTLLAVVSAMAGQAQAQTWPDKPITFIVPFAAGGGTDAFARPLAAQLDTQLGKRVLIENRAGAGGTVGASLASKAAPDGYTFFMGAAHHAIAPSLYPNLDYNFEKDFIAVALIARPPQVVVVNPDKVAAKTLAEFIAYAKANPGKLNYGSAGAGTTHHLAGELFKILTKTSIQHVPYRGAGPAMQDLIAGHVPVVFDGLGSSAAPVRAGQLRALAVAAPKRVPAFPDLPTAAEAGLAGYEVSTWYGLFAPKNTPPAIVNQMVKELQKAMQTPAIKEAWERNGSDVPDVTGPAFAKMVSAEIERWRKVVTEANVKLD
- a CDS encoding VCBS domain-containing protein; this translates as MLVGFHAKTGYKRKAAAALRTAAGFGVLRPAGDTAAQATLGDPRTRAHAGGFGLLWLTALTFSVMKQAQAAEPNVTLLDDGNITYKDLEHGAFELITKEVIPRHFLVEDPGQTIILRSQGSSVSVSQSTNSAARMAELQAAQQEALATFEKGLGSTGSSTPPPLEQLPVQPINFIPIDDSTPVQDLPALPAVILASVPEMIIGQTPAPPPTPPTLNAAIGPTEIDTTVFDLFTATSGTFLASSPNSGATLTFSISGGTGGSTVIDGVTYDVSKVGPYGTLYVDSTTGAYTYVPDSDAINALTEPTTTDFTITVSDGTLSAAQPFTIAINGTNDAAIISGATNGTAIEASAVANAALGTLSATGTLTSTDVDDAPNTFTAVGTPTASASGFGTFTMTAAGVWAYTVNDSNSAVQALNVGDKLTDSFTVTTIDGTPQTVTVTINGTNDAAVISGTTAGSVTEDGGTKCDLPTATGTLTAADVDNAPGFTAVDCPTVSDGGYGTFTMTADGVWTYTLDDANCAVQALNVGDKLTDTFRVTSLDGTAQLVTVTINGTNDAAIICGTKQGSVIEAGGAANSVSCKPTATGTLTDTDVDNTPDTFTAVDSPKASTGGYGTFTMTTDGVWTYTLDNTNCAVQALNVCDKLTDCFTVTTIDGTPQVVTITINGANDAAVICGATTGSVTEAGACTYGTPIATGALTDTDVDNTPDTFKAVCSPTASDAGYGTFTMTADGVWTYKLDNANCEVQALDDCDTLTDCFTVTTIDGTAQVVTITINGADDAFHFKDKMSDVRTPDVIDLAEDIPASSSSAENAAATSAPPAISEADQPIELSAQWSGTSVWNQPVNVVTALAPQDLIV